A section of the Lepus europaeus isolate LE1 chromosome 10, mLepTim1.pri, whole genome shotgun sequence genome encodes:
- the LOC133768350 gene encoding DNA dC->dU-editing enzyme APOBEC-3B-like isoform X1 has translation MESRRPGPRAGPGQACPGHHGRNPQHSVPRNWIRRLYQKTFYFHFQNLPRAFGRHNTFLCYQVEGSRGSSPDKGIFMNQMRPRAPKYHAELSFLSWFENCLPLPAQQPYQVTWYLSWSPCSRCAEWVAAFLDTHRNVSLTIYTARLYYHWHPEYRAGLFRLVSAGAQVAAMSFSEFEKCWEEFVYNDGTPFRPWRMLYRNYCVQAHNLQDILSGAVGLLKEETFCFQFNNQRQVPKTHRRRRPYLCYQLATPTGSLLHRGYLCNQVSVGRAQEDRHVEVCLIDKIQSMGLDPAQSYQLTCYLSWSPCPRCARELLDFASSHRNLGLRIFASRLYFHWRRNFQQGLYLLCKAHVPVTVMGLPEFQHCWKTFVDQAKPFPAWPKLPERSASIKNRLQRILKSWSLSDS, from the exons atggagtccaggcgcCCAGGACCGAGGGCAGGGCCGGGACAAGCCTGCCCGGGACACCACGGCCGGAATCCCCAGCACAG tgtCCCCAGAAACTGGATCAGGCGGCTATATCAAAAGACATTCTACTTTCACTTCCAAAACCTGCCCCGCGCCTTTGGCCGGCACAACACCTTCCTCTGCTACCAGGTGGAAGGCAGCCGGGGCTCCTCGCCGGACAAGGGGATCTTTATGAACCAG ATGCGGCCCAGGGCTCCCAAGTACCACGCGGAACTGTCCTTCCTCTCCTGGTTCGAGAACTGCCTGCCGCTCCCTGCCCAGCAGCCGTACCAGGTCACCTGGTACCTgtcctggagcccctgcagcCGCTGTGCCGAGTGGGTGGCTGCCTTCCTGGACACGCACAGAAACGTGAGCCTGACCATCTACACCGCCCGCCTCTACTATCACTGGCACCCGGAGTACAGGGCTGGGCTTTTCCGGCTGGTCAGCGCGGGGGCCCAGGTGGCAGCCATGTCCTTCTCAG AATTTGAAAAGTGCTGGGAAGAGTTTGTGTACAATGACGGAACCCCATTTAGGCCTTGGCGGATGCTGTATCGAAACTACTGTGTCCAGGCGCACAACCTGCAGGACATCCTCAG TGGCGCCGTGGGTCTGCTCAAGGAAGAAACCTTCTGCTTCCAGTTCAACAACCAGCGCCAGGTGCCGAAGACCCACCGACGCAGGAGGCCTTACCTGTGCTACCAGCTGGCCACGCCCACCGGGTCCCTGCTCCACAGAGGCTACCTGTGCAACCAGGTGTCTGTGGGGCGGGCGCAG GAAGATCGTCACGTAGAAGTTTGCCTTATTGACAAGATCCAGTCCATGGGGCTGGACCCCGCCCAGAGCTACCAgctcacctgctacctctcctGGAGCCCCTGCCCACGGTGCGCGCGGGAGCTGCTGGACTTCGCCAGCAGCCACCGCAACCTGGGCCTGCGGATCTTCGCCTCCCGCCTGTACTTCCACTGGCGCAGGAACTTCCAGCAGGGGCTGTACCTGCTGTGCAAGGCCCACGTCCCAGTGACTGTCATGGGCCTCCCCG AGTTCCAACACTGCTGGAAAACCTTTGTGGACCAAGCGAAGCCCTTCCCGGCCTGGCCGAAGCTGCCAGAACGCAGCGCCAGCATCAAGAACCGGCTGCAGCGGATTCTGAAG TCCTGGAGTCTGAGCGATTCGTAG
- the LOC133768350 gene encoding DNA dC->dU-editing enzyme APOBEC-3-like isoform X2, producing MESRRPGPRAGPGQACPGHHGRNPQHSVPRNWIRRLYQKTFYFHFQNLPRAFGRHNTFLCYQVEGSRGSSPDKGIFMNQMRPRAPKYHAELSFLSWFENCLPLPAQQPYQVTWYLSWSPCSRCAEWVAAFLDTHRNVSLTIYTARLYYHWHPEYRAGLFRLVSAGAQVAAMSFSEFEKCWEEFVYNDGTPFRPWRMLYRNYCVQAHNLQDILSGAVGLLKEETFCFQFNNQRQVPKTHRRRRPYLCYQLATPTGSLLHRGYLCNQEDRHVEVCLIDKIQSMGLDPAQSYQLTCYLSWSPCPRCARELLDFASSHRNLGLRIFASRLYFHWRRNFQQGLYLLCKAHVPVTVMGLPEFQHCWKTFVDQAKPFPAWPKLPERSASIKNRLQRILKSWSLSDS from the exons atggagtccaggcgcCCAGGACCGAGGGCAGGGCCGGGACAAGCCTGCCCGGGACACCACGGCCGGAATCCCCAGCACAG tgtCCCCAGAAACTGGATCAGGCGGCTATATCAAAAGACATTCTACTTTCACTTCCAAAACCTGCCCCGCGCCTTTGGCCGGCACAACACCTTCCTCTGCTACCAGGTGGAAGGCAGCCGGGGCTCCTCGCCGGACAAGGGGATCTTTATGAACCAG ATGCGGCCCAGGGCTCCCAAGTACCACGCGGAACTGTCCTTCCTCTCCTGGTTCGAGAACTGCCTGCCGCTCCCTGCCCAGCAGCCGTACCAGGTCACCTGGTACCTgtcctggagcccctgcagcCGCTGTGCCGAGTGGGTGGCTGCCTTCCTGGACACGCACAGAAACGTGAGCCTGACCATCTACACCGCCCGCCTCTACTATCACTGGCACCCGGAGTACAGGGCTGGGCTTTTCCGGCTGGTCAGCGCGGGGGCCCAGGTGGCAGCCATGTCCTTCTCAG AATTTGAAAAGTGCTGGGAAGAGTTTGTGTACAATGACGGAACCCCATTTAGGCCTTGGCGGATGCTGTATCGAAACTACTGTGTCCAGGCGCACAACCTGCAGGACATCCTCAG TGGCGCCGTGGGTCTGCTCAAGGAAGAAACCTTCTGCTTCCAGTTCAACAACCAGCGCCAGGTGCCGAAGACCCACCGACGCAGGAGGCCTTACCTGTGCTACCAGCTGGCCACGCCCACCGGGTCCCTGCTCCACAGAGGCTACCTGTGCAACCAG GAAGATCGTCACGTAGAAGTTTGCCTTATTGACAAGATCCAGTCCATGGGGCTGGACCCCGCCCAGAGCTACCAgctcacctgctacctctcctGGAGCCCCTGCCCACGGTGCGCGCGGGAGCTGCTGGACTTCGCCAGCAGCCACCGCAACCTGGGCCTGCGGATCTTCGCCTCCCGCCTGTACTTCCACTGGCGCAGGAACTTCCAGCAGGGGCTGTACCTGCTGTGCAAGGCCCACGTCCCAGTGACTGTCATGGGCCTCCCCG AGTTCCAACACTGCTGGAAAACCTTTGTGGACCAAGCGAAGCCCTTCCCGGCCTGGCCGAAGCTGCCAGAACGCAGCGCCAGCATCAAGAACCGGCTGCAGCGGATTCTGAAG TCCTGGAGTCTGAGCGATTCGTAG
- the LOC133767529 gene encoding LOW QUALITY PROTEIN: exocyst complex component 5-like (The sequence of the model RefSeq protein was modified relative to this genomic sequence to represent the inferred CDS: inserted 4 bases in 3 codons), with protein MATTAELSEEPFVAGEYIERLVWRTPGGGSRGGPEACDPKRLSEEFINHIQELQIMDERLXEKLEQQCQKEAKEFARRVQELQKSXFPRTHEHISYVATKVCHLGDQLEGVNTPRQRAVEAQKLMKYFNEFLDGELKSDVFTNSEKIKEAADIIQKLHLLAQELPFDRFSEVKSKIASKYHDLECQLIREFTSAQRRGDISRVREVAAVLLHFKGYSHCVDVYVKQCQEGASMGNDIFEDAAMLCQRVNKQVGDIFSNPETVLAKLIQNVFEIKLQGFVKAQLEECRKSDAEQYLKNLYDLYTRTTNLSSKLMEFNLGTDKQTFLSKLIKSIFISYLENYTEVETGYLKSRSATILQRYYDSKNHQKRSIGTGGIQDLKERIRQRTNLPLGPSIDTHGETFLSQEVVVNLLQETKQAFERCHRLSDPSDLPRNAFRIFXHIDYALETGLAGIPSSDSRNANLYFLDVVQQANTIFHPFDKQFNDHLMPLISSSPKLSECLQKKKEIIEQMEMKLDTGIDRTLNCMIGQMKHIFAAEQKKTDFKPEDENNVLIQYTNACVKVCAYVRKQVEKITNSMDGKNVDTVLMELGVRFHRLIYEHLQQYSCSCMGVMLAICDVAEYRKCAKDFKIPMVLHLFDTLHALCSLLVVAPDNLKQVCSGEQLANLDKNILHSFVQLRADYRSARLARHFS; from the exons ATGGCCACGACGGCCGAGCTCTCCGAGGAGCCTTTTGTGGCAGGTGAGTACATTGAACGTCTTGTGTGGAGAACCCCAGGAGGAGGCTCTAGAGGTGGACCTGAAGCTTGTGATCCCAAAAGATTATCAGAAGAATTTATAAATCACATTCAAGAACTCCAGATAATGGATGAAAGGC CAGAGAAATTAGAGCAACAATGTCAGAAAGAAGCCAAGGAATTCGCCAGGAGGGTGCAGGAGCTCCAGAAAAG ATTTCCAAGAACTCATGAGCACATTAGCTATGTGGCAACCAAAGTCTGTCACCTTGGAGACCAACTGGAGGGGGTAAACACGCCCAGACAGCGGGCAGTGGAGGCTCAGAAgttgatgaaatattttaatgagtttCTAGATGGAGAATTGAAATCGGATGTTTTTACAAATTCTGAAAAGATAAAGGAGGCAGCAGACATCATCCAGAAGTTGCACCTACTTGCCCAGGAGTTACCTTTTGATAGATTTTCAGAAGTAAAATCCAAAATTGCAAGTAAATATCATGATTTAGAATGCCAGCTGATTCGGGAGTTTACCAGTGCTCAAAGAAGAGGTGACATCTCCAGAGTGAGAGAAGTAGCAGCGGTTTTACTGCATTTTAAGGGTTATTCCCATTGTGTTGATGTTTATGTAAAGCAATGCCAGGAGGGTGCTTCCATGGGAAATGATATATTTGAAGATGCAGCAATGCTCTGTCAACGTGTAAACAAACAAGTTGGAGATATCTTTAGTAATCCAGAAACAGTACTTGCTAAACTGATCCAAAACGTATTTGAAATCAAATTACAGGGTTTTGTGAAAGCCCAGTTAGAAGAATGTAGGAAATCTGATGCAGAGCAGTATCTCAAAAACCTCTATGATCTATATACAAGAACCACCAATCTTTCCAGCAAGTTGATGGAGTTTAATTTGGGTACTGATAAACAGACTTTCTTGTCTAAGCTTATCAAATccattttcatttcctatttGGAGAACTATACTGAAGTGGAGACTGGATATCTGAAAAGCAGAAGTGCTACGATCCTACAGCGTTATTATGATTCAAAAAATCATCAAAAGAGATCCATTGGCACAGGAGGTATTCaggatttgaaagagagaattagACAACGTACCAACTTACCACTGGGGCCAAGTATTGATACCCATGGGGAAACTTTCCTATCCCAAGAAGTGGTGGTTAATCTTTTACAAGAAACCAAACAAGCCTTTGAAAGATGTCATAGGCTCTCTGATCCTTCTGATTTACCAAGGAATGCCTTTAGAATTT ACCATATTGATTATGCTTTGGAAACAGGACTTGCCGGAATTCCTTCTTCAGATTCTAGGAATGCAAATCTGTATTTTTTGGATGTTGTGCAACAAGCCAATACTATTTTTCATCCTTTTGACAAGCAGTTTAATGATCACCTTATGCCACTAATAAGCTCTTCTCCTAAGTTATCTGAATGCcttcagaagaaaaaagaaataattgaacaAATGGAGATGAAATTGGATACTGGTATTGATAGGACATTAAATTGTATGATTGGACAGATGAAGCATATCTTCGCTgcagaacaaaagaaaacagattttaagccAGAGGATGAAAACAATGTTTTGATTCAGTATACTAATGCCTGTGTAAAAGTCTGTGCTTATGTAAGAAAACAAGTAGAAAAGATAACAAATTCCATGGATGGAAAGAATGTGGATACAGTTTTGATGGAACTTGGAGTACGTTTTCATCGACTTATTTATGAACATCTTCAACAATATTCCTGCAGTTGTATGGGTGTCATGTTAGCAATTTGTGATGTAGCTGAATATAGAAAGTGTGCCAAAGACTTCAAGATTCCAATGGTTTTACATCTTTTTGATACTCTGCATGCACTTTGCAGTCTTCTGGTAGTTGCCCCAGATAATTTAAAGCAAGTCTGCTCAGGAGAACAGCTTGCTAACCTGGACAAGAACATACTTCACTCCTTTGTACAACTTCGCGCTGACTATAGATCTGCCCGCCTAGCTCGACACTTCAGCTGA